Genomic DNA from Comamonas antarctica:
AGCGGCAGGTCGTTGCTCTCCAGCCCAAATGGTTCTTCGAGCTCGTCGCCCAGCGCGTCGAGCCCGAAGAAGGTGTAGGCGACGATGGCCACGACAAACGGCGTCATGAAGCCGGTGATGTCGACCAGGCCGAACGGCAGCAAGAAGCAGTACATGTAGGCCGTGCGGTGCAGCAGCAGTGCATAGGAAAACGGCATCGGCGTGTGGCGGATGCGCTCGCACGAGGCCGCGGCGGCCACCATGCCGGTCAGCGTGCCGTCGAGGCGCGCGGCCAGGCAGGGATCGATCTCGCCGCGGCGCACGCAGCCGCCCAGGTCCTGGCCCATGCTCTGCATCAGCGCATCGGCGCGCCGGCCTGCGGGTCTGGCGCGCAGCGCGTCCCATTCCTGCGCCGTGAGCCAGCGCTGCAGTTCCGCCGAGTCCTGGTCGCGCAACTGCAGCCGCAGTGCATGCGCATAGGCAATCGCGCGGTGGACCATGCGCACGCGCACATCGCTGTCGCGGCCCGAGGCATCGACCGGCTGCTCCAGCCGGATCAAGCCCAGGCACTGGCGCGTCAGGGTGCGCGCCTGGATCACCAGTTCGCCCCAGAGCTTGCGCCCTTCCCAGTAGCGCGCATAGGCGGTGTTGTTGCGAAAGCCCAGGAAGATCGCCAGTGGCAGCCCGATCAGCGTGAACGGAATCGGCGTCAGCGTGATCTTCACGGAAAACAGGCTGCCATGGGCCAGCGTCACCAGCACCGCCAGCAGCGTGTTGACGGCCAGGGAGACGCGGATGCGCTGCAGCACCGAGCCCCGCAGAATGAGGAAAAGCCGGAAGCCGGCCGGACGCTCGCGAACGATCATTGCGGGGGTGCAGTCTGGAAAAAGCCGATACTAGAATGCAAGCTCCAACGGCAAGGCCATGGAAAATCTGCACAGCCTCAGATTATCGAACGCCGTGCAAGGCCATGCTTTCCTCTCTGGATAGACGCCCCCCCAAAAAGAAGCAACGGCAAATGCGAAATTCCGCTTTCAAGCAACTGTCCTGGCTGACCTTGGTCTGCCTGATAGCCCTGGCGATCTCCTGCGTCAGCCCTTTCGACCGCACCACCTGGTGGCTCGAAGTCGCGCCCGTGCTGATCGCGCTGCCGGTACTCTGGACCACGCACCGGCGTTTTCCACTCACGCCGCTGCTGTATGCCTGCATCGGCTGGCACGCGCTGGTGCTGGTCGTGGGCGGCACCTATTCCTATGCCCGGGTGCCCCTGGGCTTCGAGCTGCAGTCGTGGCTGGACCTGTCGCGCAACCCCTATGACAAGATCGGCCATTTCACCCAGGGCTTCGTGCCGGCGCTGGTGGCGCGCGAGATCCTGCTGCGCGGCGGCTATGTGCGGGGCGGGAAGATGCTGGCCTTCCTGGTGCTGTGCGTGGTGCTGGCGATCAGCGCGACCTACGAGCTGATCGAATGGGCGGCCGCGGTGGCGCTGGGCCAGGGCGCGGACGAATTCCTCGGCACCCAGGGCGATCCCTGGGACACGCAGTCGGACATGGCATTTGCGCTGTTGGGAGGGGTGGTGGCCCTGCTGGCGCTGTCGCGGTGGCAAGATCGGCAGATCCAACAGATCGAAGCGCCCCGGCGCAAAGGCAACCCGCAATGAAGATGACCGACATCCCCTTTGGCACGACCGACTGGTCGCAGGTGCCGCGCACCGAGCATTCGGCCGAAGCCGGCCAGGCGTTCTGGCAGACCCAGCATTTCGGCAGCATACGCGTGCGCATGGTGGAGTACACGCCCGGCTATGTCTCGGACCATTGGTGCACCAAGGGCCATGTGCTGCTGTGCCTCGAAGGCGAGATGGAAACCGAGCTCGAGGACGGCCGCCGCTTCACGCTCAAGGCCGGCATGAGCTACCAGGTCGCGGACAACGCGGAACCGCACCGCTCGCGCGCGCCGCTGGGGGCGCGGCTGTTCATCGTCGATTGAAGCGCCGGCTGCACGCCCTGCGCGCGGCGTGTGCAGGTGAATCTACGTTTGACGCGGCGCCTGCCGCGCCATGCAGCGCCCCGTAGAGGTCAGTGATTAGGTGAACGGCTCTTGAGAGCAGGCCGTTCATCCTTCGACAAGCTCAGGACGAACGGTGTTCAAGGGCGTGCCCATAAAAACTGGCGTGGCCTGGCAAGGGGGCGGACAGCCTCCCGCTCAGGGGGTGCTTCAGTTTTCGATCTTGGCGAACTGCACGATCTTGGTGTACTTCGCGATCTCGGTGTTGATGTACTTGCCCGCATCCAGCTTGGGATCGGCGACCACGTTGCCGGTTTCTTCCATCTTCTTGCGGAACTCGGGCGAGGCCATGGTTTCCACCAGGGCCTTCTTCAGCTTGGCGGCGATGGGCGCGGGCAGGCCCTTGGGCGCCATCAGCGCGAACCAGGAGTTGATGTCCACGTTCTTGAACTGGGGCAGTTCCGACAGCGCAGGGATATCGGGCGTGATGGCGGAACGCTTGGCTTCGGTCGTGCCCAGGGCGATCACCTTGCCGGCCTTGATCTGCGGCAGGCCCGAAGACAGCACGAACACGCCGTATTCGATGTTGTTGCCGACCAGGTCGGTCGTCAGCGGCGCCACGCCCTTGTAGGGGATGTGGGCCATGTCGAGCTTGCCCTGTTCCTTGATCAGCTCGCCGGCCAGGTGCAGGGCCGTGCCCACGCCGGAGCTGCCGTAGCTGAACTTGCCGGGGTTCTTGGCGGTGGCTTCGACGAACTCGGCGGCATTCTTCACGCCGGCCTTTTGCGAGGCGACCAGCACCATGGGCTGCGAGCCGACCACGCCAATGGGCGTGAAGTCGTCGATGGTGTACTTCACGGCCTTGTTGATCAGGCGCGCAATGGCGATTTCGTTGTTGGCGCCAACCATGATGGTGTAGCCGTCGGCGGCCGACTTGGCGACCTTCTGCGCGCCGATCGCGCCGCCGGCGCCGCCCAGGTTTTCCACGACCACGGGCTGGCCCAGGCGCGAGGACAGGCCGTCCGCGACGAGACGGCCCACGAGGTCGGTGCTGCCGCCCGGGGGATAGCCCACGACCATGGTGATGGCGCGTGTGGGGTAGTTGTTGTCGGCCGCAAAAGACGGCATGGCGACGGTTGCGGCCAGGAGCAGGCTGGCGGCAACGGCGGTACGGCGGAGGATCTGGGTGGTTTGCATGGGAAATCCGGGGGTCTTCGGGGCAGACAGACAGGCATTTGCTTAAAAGACATAAGCTGTTGCAATTTTTGCATATAGGGACTTCTTGGACCAAGCGTCCGGGTTTATCCCGATGCGTTTATTGAAGAATGTGTGGTTTTTCGTCACACATTCTTCACAGAGCATTTCAGCCGGCGAGCATCGCGCGTTGCATCAACTCGACACCCGCGACGAAATCATCGATATCCATGGCTTCGTGCGGATTGTGCGAGCCGTTCTCGTTGCGGATGAACACCATGGCCGAAGGCACGCCGGCATTGGCAAACACCGCCGCATCGTGGCCCGCGCCGCTGGCAATGCGCTCGAGCTTCGGGCCTTCGCCCGCGGCTTCGAGGCGGTCCAGCCAGCCCGCATCCATGGTGGCCGGCTCGGTGAACAGCCGGTCGTCGAACTCGAAGCGCACGCCGCGCGCGCGTTCAATGGCCGCGCATTCCTCGCGCATCAGCGTGTAGAAGCGCTCGAGCGTCTGCGTGTCCTGGCTGCGCACCTCGAAGCTGAAGGCCACCTCGCCCGGTATCACCGAAACGGCATGCGACTGGGTGGAGGTCGAGCAGATACCGGTGGTCATCACCATGTCCATGCCCATCTGCAGCAGCACGCGCCAGTGCTCGTCCATGCGCGACAGCAGTTCGGCGACAGCCAGCAGCGCGTCCTTGCGCAGCCAGCGCGGCACCGCGCCCGAGTGGCCGGTTTCGCCGATGCAGCGCACCAGATTGTGGCGCACGTTGCCGCGGATGCCCGTGACCAGCGCCACGGGCCAGCCGCGGTTGACCATGATCGGGCCCTGCTCGATATGCAGCTCCAGATAGGCGGCAATGTCGGCGGTGTCGATCAGCGCCTCGCCGCGCTCGATGGCACCGACATCGGCGCCGCAGCGGGCCATGGCCTCGCCCAGGCTGTCCACGCCATCGCGGCGCGGCCGCGCCAGCGTGGCCGCGGGCAGCTTGCCCAGCAGCGACAGCGAGCCCAGGTAGGCCTTGCCATACCAGGCGCTTTCCTCCCCGCGCAGCGCCAGCACGCGCACCGGCTGCGACTGCTCATGACGGCCGCGCAGGCCCAGCAGGATCAGCATGCCGGCGACGATGCCGGCCAGGCCGTCGAAGTTGCCGCCCTGCGGCACGGAGTCGGCATGCGAGCCGATCACCAGGCAGGGCGCGGCGCGCTCGTCCTCGGGCAGGCTCAGCCAGAGATTGCCGGCGCGGTCGCTCTCGCAGCGCAGGTCAAGCGCCTGCGCGCGCTCGGTGAGAATGCGCAGCGCGGTGTTTTCGCCCTTGCCGTAGCTCTCGCGCGTCACGCCCAGGCCGTCGCGCGTGGCCTCGCGGATCTCGGCCAGCAAGGAGAGCGCCAGCGCGCGGGTGTCGGTTGCGGTTTCGCAGGCCATCATGCGCCGGTCCCTCCGTTGCGGATGGACCAGGCCACGGGCGAGGCCGAGAAATCGGCCAGCGTCGCCTGCTGCGCCGCGCTCAGCGTGCCGCTGGCCAGCAGCGCCTCGTGCAGGTGGCGCCAGGTGGCCAGCGCATGCAGCGCCAGGCCATGGTTGGCCAGCGTGCTGGCCTGCTGGGCGTAAAGCGCGTAGTCCAGCAGCACCAGCACGTCCTCGACCAGCGGGCCCGCGCGGCGCAGCGCCGCGACGGTACCGGCCTTGGAGCGGCCGTCGGTGGTCACGTCATCGACCAGCAGCACCTTGGCATCGGCGGGCAGCCGGCCTTCGAGCTGGGCCGTGATGTCCCAGCCCACGGGACGCTTGCGCAGGTACAGCATGGGCAGGTCGAGGCGTTCGGCCAGCCAGGCCGCAAACGCAATGCCTGAACTTTCGGTGCCGACAATGGCATTGATGCCGCGCGCGGCCACCAGGGGCTGCACGCGGCGCGCCGCCATGTCCATGATCTCGTTGCGCAGCACCACATCCGACATCAGGAGCTGGGCGTCCACATAGACCGGGCTGGCCCAGCCCGAGGTATAGATGAAGGGCTGGTGCGCGGCAATGCGCACGGCGCCCAGCGCCACCAGGGCCTGGGCAACGCGCGGCGCGTCGGAATCGGA
This window encodes:
- a CDS encoding bestrophin family protein → MIVRERPAGFRLFLILRGSVLQRIRVSLAVNTLLAVLVTLAHGSLFSVKITLTPIPFTLIGLPLAIFLGFRNNTAYARYWEGRKLWGELVIQARTLTRQCLGLIRLEQPVDASGRDSDVRVRMVHRAIAYAHALRLQLRDQDSAELQRWLTAQEWDALRARPAGRRADALMQSMGQDLGGCVRRGEIDPCLAARLDGTLTGMVAAAASCERIRHTPMPFSYALLLHRTAYMYCFLLPFGLVDITGFMTPFVVAIVAYTFFGLDALGDELEEPFGLESNDLPLDTICRGIEISLLEALGETELPAPLQPVNYQLT
- a CDS encoding DUF2238 domain-containing protein, producing MRNSAFKQLSWLTLVCLIALAISCVSPFDRTTWWLEVAPVLIALPVLWTTHRRFPLTPLLYACIGWHALVLVVGGTYSYARVPLGFELQSWLDLSRNPYDKIGHFTQGFVPALVAREILLRGGYVRGGKMLAFLVLCVVLAISATYELIEWAAAVALGQGADEFLGTQGDPWDTQSDMAFALLGGVVALLALSRWQDRQIQQIEAPRRKGNPQ
- a CDS encoding DHCW motif cupin fold protein, which translates into the protein MKMTDIPFGTTDWSQVPRTEHSAEAGQAFWQTQHFGSIRVRMVEYTPGYVSDHWCTKGHVLLCLEGEMETELEDGRRFTLKAGMSYQVADNAEPHRSRAPLGARLFIVD
- a CDS encoding Bug family tripartite tricarboxylate transporter substrate binding protein, with protein sequence MQTTQILRRTAVAASLLLAATVAMPSFAADNNYPTRAITMVVGYPPGGSTDLVGRLVADGLSSRLGQPVVVENLGGAGGAIGAQKVAKSAADGYTIMVGANNEIAIARLINKAVKYTIDDFTPIGVVGSQPMVLVASQKAGVKNAAEFVEATAKNPGKFSYGSSGVGTALHLAGELIKEQGKLDMAHIPYKGVAPLTTDLVGNNIEYGVFVLSSGLPQIKAGKVIALGTTEAKRSAITPDIPALSELPQFKNVDINSWFALMAPKGLPAPIAAKLKKALVETMASPEFRKKMEETGNVVADPKLDAGKYINTEIAKYTKIVQFAKIEN
- a CDS encoding hydantoinase/carbamoylase family amidase — encoded protein: MMACETATDTRALALSLLAEIREATRDGLGVTRESYGKGENTALRILTERAQALDLRCESDRAGNLWLSLPEDERAAPCLVIGSHADSVPQGGNFDGLAGIVAGMLILLGLRGRHEQSQPVRVLALRGEESAWYGKAYLGSLSLLGKLPAATLARPRRDGVDSLGEAMARCGADVGAIERGEALIDTADIAAYLELHIEQGPIMVNRGWPVALVTGIRGNVRHNLVRCIGETGHSGAVPRWLRKDALLAVAELLSRMDEHWRVLLQMGMDMVMTTGICSTSTQSHAVSVIPGEVAFSFEVRSQDTQTLERFYTLMREECAAIERARGVRFEFDDRLFTEPATMDAGWLDRLEAAGEGPKLERIASGAGHDAAVFANAGVPSAMVFIRNENGSHNPHEAMDIDDFVAGVELMQRAMLAG
- a CDS encoding orotate phosphoribosyltransferase, which codes for MLLSDSDAPRVAQALVALGAVRIAAHQPFIYTSGWASPVYVDAQLLMSDVVLRNEIMDMAARRVQPLVAARGINAIVGTESSGIAFAAWLAERLDLPMLYLRKRPVGWDITAQLEGRLPADAKVLLVDDVTTDGRSKAGTVAALRRAGPLVEDVLVLLDYALYAQQASTLANHGLALHALATWRHLHEALLASGTLSAAQQATLADFSASPVAWSIRNGGTGA